The Montipora capricornis isolate CH-2021 chromosome 3, ASM3666992v2, whole genome shotgun sequence genome includes the window GCTATTCTAGCAAGTTCTAACTCATGTTCTCTCTTGGCAACCTCAGCAGCTTCCTTCTGTCTCATGAGGTCAGCTTCCTGTTGTAACTTCCTAATTTCTCTTTCCTGACGTCTCGCATCCCTTTCTTCATCCTGTCGTCTGcgtctttcttctttttcttcttcttccctccttctttcttgttctaacttttgttgcttttctacaaactcgagcagctttgctccttccaatccaaattcttttcccatctgcaaaagcttttccatttccatagcagtattccacagcaaaaacacagtATACTCTCTCGTACAGTTCCtcttactttttctgtaactccttcttgaattgtcctttcctggtttctgtagtcagcaaacaaatgaattcctctcccggacaggcccccaatgttacgagttcaaatgttttgaggaaaggtagcttgcaaaccaaactgaacgcagggttgtcggaacaacaacaagaagatttattccaaaaatgaacgtagtttccacgaagtaaatcTCTAAATAACACgcactcaataaacttacacggcctccgccaacttgaatgcacacagcttctgtcacacttgactaaacacggttaaagccaactctcttcgcttgtgaaaaactagttagaaaaacactccgctcgGACTcctctacttatatactctgacaataaatttctagaactttctaaattagtaataaatctaattatagaaacgTTACAagacacaccgatttagaaacgcttacgtacaaacctatatataaacaaactacgaactctcgcgaagcttctagaaagtaacgcttgtcacgcaatactatttttcgtaacagcatgtataataagctgcattcacacactgaaattttaagctagagAATAAAGAACATCACTTTTTCCTGgctccaaccctctgaggtccaatcggtcagttttgaatgtgagtaatggcagaccgtgaaatccaaaacttacactcaaaataattCTCCATCGCCAACTTGCAAGTCAACGAAAGCTAGATGTTGACTTTgggaggcctaatttacatgagcttagtagtttcttttaggcctcctcaCCACCAATGTAACtcaattattttctttctgtcttctcttttttgattgttcatatttgtatcttaatttcttttttctgtggcaaataaataaaataaaaataaacaacattaaatggcctttggataataataataataataataataataataataataataataataataataataataataataattttgccattcacgtgttaagcaaacacactttcaaattttgaaggaaagaaaggaagtgatttttttttatcacagggcaCTTTAAAGATATTTGTGGCAAACTGCAGGTTATTATTTCATGGTTTATgctgaaataaataattattaatattgcTTTAATTTCAGGTATCCTCACTTTGATAACTCACGTTTATTGCTCTTACAGAAATTGTTCATAATAGAAAATTATTATCTATTATGAACCATTAAGGACCAAACAAagtaacagtaacttttaagCAATCTTATGCTTTGACcaggaaaagaagagaaatttatTTACACATACTTACTTACCTTTTAGCATATGATGATCATAGGAAGTTTCCAATCCCAACACCTGAGAATGACTGGAAAGGATTCAAACGTGACTGGCCAGATGATGGATATGCACTGGGTGATTATCCAAACCTCCCAGACATCTCATATCAGAGAAGACAGCACAAGGGATGGTGGGATTGGCAAGATCGCAGGAACTACAACGAACCGGTAAGATGAGGGTTTTAATGAACATGCGTGACACAGCAACTTCCAAGGTTCTCTCTTGCTTCCTTTGAAATGCAATGCAAAACTTCTAAAATGCTTCTGTCATGCAGATGCAATGTAAAGCAATGTACACAAGCTCAGTTACTGTAGTATTTTCATGATTAGCACCTTTTTTGGGATAAAAGATGTTGATTAACAACAAGTTAATCTGTCTACATCATGATCTACAGTATTGCTTGTGCTCATGCTTGTGTTGCTTGTGTAAACCAGCCCTAATAGATTTGCCTCTTCTCACTTACCGGTATTTACAGTGTAACTATCATTTATTTAGATTCATGAAGATGAAGATGGATTGAACATTTGGATGATGCAAGAGGTTGAATGTAATGATACGTACACACCGTAAGTGAAAGGCAAAAAGCGTTTGTCGTAATGTAGCCGAGCTCCATGACCCACATGCCGAGCACCATGGGTAACAAAACATGGTAatccatctgtgcgagaaaatttggttttggtcatcaTACaaccgtccacccctccatgcaTGCCAATATGAAACTCTGAAGTGCAACCTGCGTTTTTTGGCGAGAAATTGCATGGCCAATTGCCTTTGAAATTTGTAAGACAGTGAAACACAAAGCAAatttaatgataattataatcaATACTTGTATACTTGTGCCCAACATTGGGACCATACTCCAGCTTATTAATTACAgtgtacatctttgatattggatatctacatgtatgttatggccaattgacacctgtcaaaacaaggtattcgctgaccagtatcacatgaccatatcacaggctcaagtttagagcttacCAAGggtgaagttgaccgctgaccatgtACTGGTTTTtaattggatcgcaggctcaagccaggttattGCAAGAATAATTaacccaggagctccgcttttaggcttggctaaatccatATATTATGCTATTGCTCACCCAATACTGATTTGTTTCAgtattttgatttgtttgtttctacTTCGATTTTGTTTGGTATTTAAATTGTGTGTGCCTCTCCATATTATTGGCATTAGCACTCAGGAAGCAAATCTCTCCCACACAGTGAGTTGTCCATGATTACATGGGGGTGCATGTGCAATGTCATCGTTCTATCATTTAATGTAGCTACAgcatgtatatttaacaattattcctcgagcccgaatgggtcagggatttcaataaaatttgaagtaggcaGCTGGTTTGAGTCTAGTAGCCGACTGTATCAAGAAGGGGCCGTTAGGCCCCTTCGTctagggggtctgggggcatgctagCTACCCCAGAAGATTGTGAAATCTGGACTCTGAAATGCGATTTCCAACGTTCTGGGCACCAAATTGAGTACAAAGATAAAGGGAGATTTCTTATCAACAGAGACACTGAGTGTACAATTTAGCGCATTCTTTTAATAATTTCCAGcgaagaaagatttggaaaaccatttcaaaaagaaaattaacgatttttaacgTTATATTACGTTTCgacaacttcatgtcatcattactaCCACTTTCAAGCTGCCGGGAACGGCAAACTTTTTTGCGCGAATTTAACATTTCTCAACATGAGAAATCAGTTCAGTCGAACGATAAGAATTtgtcattttaatctgaacAAACGACCGATGAGACTAGCAaaaattttactgtttttggaAAACAAGTCTTGATGCAACGATTACTCAATAACAACCTGTTTTACATTAAACGTCTTGATATTTTGGGGGACGTAACTAAACGTAATTGAATTATGTAAAAAAATGTGACGGTTGGTCTAGGCAAAAATGCGGAAAAAAGTTATAGCTGTTCACTGTAGCTCAAAGATGGCAATATTGACctcgcaccggtggctcagttagttgagcacCGGATTGTCTCGCAGGAGGTCGTGATCTCAACTCCGGCCACACCAACACTTAGGGTCTTTTAATAACTGACgagaaagtgcttcctttgtaactacatctgcaaatggttagacttttaagtcttctcggataagcgCGATAAGCCGGaagtcccgtctcacaacctttcaatgtctataatcctgtgcgacgtaaaagaacccacacccttgtcgctaagagtagggtacgtagttcccggtgttgtggtctgtcttctgttatgtatcatggttgggaggataaaataggggccacagtaatagccgcaagctgttgtggtgctctgccagcttgactggcaaagtctataaattaaatcataaatcaaaaatcaaatatcaaatctgataattattttgaaattgaggttAAAAAAGGTACATTCAAGTCgatcaaaaatgaattttacttcAGGTTTGAAGGAATCcttcaattaattcaatttagggGAAAAAGTAGCCGACTTCTCTGAGCGAAGTAGCCGACGCTTTTCGTCGGCCGtcggtgcttattgaaacccctggggctctgagtcaatagcccatgaggccgaaggccgaatgggctattgactcagaggccatgagggcaagaggaataattgttttagtaaaattcaactagttggtcaaaaaaataaacgaaacatctttcgctagttaaagctagactttaattgttgttttggttttcaaagccggcgcttttcgctactagtgggctataacaaatagcctactagtagctcaaccaatcagaacgcagcattgataatagaccactagttggattttactaaatatatatagatagatagataagataattatatatttagtaaatattaagacagtggatagcattgaaggtgtgctttgattggccactcaaaCTCACAAtgtcctttgctattcacctctgagcaactCACACAGGAGTTGCGCCTGAAAATATTGTAGTTGTTGCAGGAAGAAATGagttcaaatcatctttttgtggtACATGTAGATCATCTCACTGTTTTATTGTATACTAAAACAGCTACTGGTATTTaccaaagtggaggtgaatagcggtagttgttttagtatacactaaagCAGGTGGctggtggtggatatttacctccccACTTCATGGCTTGGTAAATGTAGTTACCAGTAATAATTTAGTCACAGTTAAAAATGTAGTCTAcgacaatattattgtttttgaaaacCTTTCATGGGAGATTtgagttttgtttaacttttttgTTAACTAAATAATTTAGTCCAGCAAAGTCaggtttctctttttttccaggCATCAAGCATTGTCACATTTGGCCGTTGCTTTTTCAATTGTTGGCTTTGTGGGATACTTATCTTACCTATATGACCAAACAGATCCTAATCCAGCGGTGAGTCAAAACGGCTTAGTGTTACTCTATTGAATGATGTCCTTGTTACAACAAATGAGATTTTGACCCCACTTGCAGTAACATTTATAGAATAGAACCTTGATATAAGGAAACCCTGTTATTTTCCCTTACCTTGGTTCgtcattaaagtgcccctgtgatcaaaaaactcccttccttttttcttcagattttgcaaatgtgtttgcttaacatctgactggcaaatttttgagctttgatttttacccAAGAGCTGTTTACTTTAGAACTTTAGAGTGTAACTTTTGGATATCactgtctgccattactcacgttcaaaactgaccgattggacctcagagggttggattcagggaaaagtgatgtcaaaggctcactagcttaaaatttcagcgtgtgaatgcagcttattatatttgcaaaacgcgagtttaaaaatctggaagcctaaactcccatgctgcatattaattctgtggcatacaaatgcattgcattcttaatctagtgagcctttgatctTAAAGttcgtaatggcggaccattaaataggcaaattctagttaaaataaacaggtgtcttttttaagtCAAGGTTTAAAACGTTGgttgcttagtgtttagttaacatagttttcaaatccaaagaaaaatgagaattgattttttggtcacaggggcactttaaattattttttttttttttttttttttttttttttttttttttgatcgatAACTTTTTATTATGATTCACACTAGTTACAACACTGGTACATCTACTGACAcaacttacaaaaattacacaattaacaactactaaaatccattatactaccatcaaaactatttaacaattgaattgCGTACGCACTACGTACAATACAATGCACTTACAATTACAGGTGCtacttacaataatacaattgcaatacttactctacaaaaacaatatgattactttttaaacttgcaataccaatttatacactgcttacaaaataataCGATTACAGATGctaattatatttatattcttacattaaaaacaatgagcaacaaaataaatagatacatgcatattaaaaataaataacttaatCAATTATATTGGAGTGAGTACccatttcttttcaaagaagttgtttttgttgatctttttttcagtttcatatttaaTCTTTAGTTTCGATTGCAGTCCTTGAATTTTAGGAAGTGTTTGgcttcttctgcagtcccacaaaaataattttccaattaatatgaaatagtttaataaatttgataaagggcattgttttgataaaactccaaataaaacgttttgtgcAGAAAGATGGATTGGCTGATTCGATAGAAGGTACCAGTACGATTCGAAATTAGTCCAGAACGTTTTGGAGTGAGGGCATTCATAGAAAAGGTGATATAAATTCTCAGGTTCATCATTACAAAAAGTACAAGCATCATTAATTCTAAATCCAATTTTGCATAGTTTGCTGTTAGTGTAAAGAATAGAATTAATTACTTTGTATTGGAAAGCCTTAACATAtgactcaagtgcaaccaaatgTGGTAACGAAAAGATTTCTTTAAATTGTTGGcttgtgaaattaaaatcactCTTCAATTTACGGATAATATTAGGAGGTTGAGCTTTTCTTGAGACCAATTTAGAAAAAACCGACCTCCTACGGGCTCTAATAGATGAAGTAAATACGTCTTCCACGTTGCGTTTGAATCGTTAAATAGTCGTTTTAGCCAGGCCAACCTTAAAGATTTAACCATGCTTTCCAAATCTATCATTTTTAGACCTTGTTTGGTGCATAAACATTAATTAAGACATATGTTTGGTCTTTGATATCAGCTTTAAGAATGATGAAGCGTCCCAAAGGGTCTAGGATCTTTTGATGGATGGTGCAATCAAAACCATTCTTAATCAAGATAGCAACTCCACGTGCACTGGAGCTACCATGGCTTGTTATAATCTCTGCACCCCATTCATTCTTCCATTGAGTATCTGTTTTTTCTATTGAATGGgtttcttgcaaaaaaattatatcagcTTTACGTTTCCTGCACCAAGTAAACATTGTTCGTCTCTTTTTAAAGTTGCTTATGCCCTTTACGTTAAGCGATACTAATTTAAAGACTTCGGCCATCaaatattttgttcatttcagaATTGAGAGCTGCAGtagaagccaaaaaaaaaaaaaaaaaaacataaacagtaataacaaataataataagaataaaatgTATCTGCCAATGAACTgcaaatttagccaaataaacaaaagaagtaTTAATGAGGGTACAAAAAACTAAGTAAATTAGATTCAGCAGTGTTGCTCGATGCCTATAAACAGCTATAATGCTACATGCATAAGTAATCAAAGAATaagaaaataccaaaaaatgtcctaagtaaataaataacataaataCACAAATTTTTTGTCTGACGTGCATTTAGACCCAGCAGCCCTCCATCTACTAAAGCTTATGTGCTACTCATAATTAAACCGTAGTAAGGAAGATTTTCAGTTTCAATCCCGTTATACACTTGACCGTTGATGACTAATTTATCCACCTTGAAGAAAGCTGATTGTTTTCCTTGCTTCGCCTTTTTTAGCACAGGGTACAATTTCGTATGAATTGCTTCGATTTCTTTAGGGTAGTCATGCGAAATTCCAATTTTAGAACcttttagatttttaactttagACCAAACGAATTCTTTATCTTGATAAAAGCTAAATTTAGCAATAACAGGCCTTGTATTCGTGGACCTCCGAGGGTTACGCCGGGTTGGCAAGCGATGAACACGTTCAAATCTAATTTCATTCACATCCTCCCTTGGAAATCTCATTTTCTCCTCCATCATTGAACGAACCAAATCTTCCGTGTCTCGTGGTGTCTCACCTTCAATTTCCGTGAGGTTATAGATCTTTATACTCTCCCTTCTAGTGTACGCCTCCAATTTGATGTTACGGCATTTTAACTGCTGAATCTCCATATTGAGGTTACGGATCTCATCGGTACCACTCGCTGTTTGAGAGCACATGCTGGCCACACAAGTTTTTAGATCTGTTAGTTCCTTTCCCGTGTACTCAGCCGCCTTTCTTAGctctttattttcttcttctacCTCTGTTAAACGGACTTTCAGAGATGCTATTTCCGTAAACAAATCTAATAGCTTATCGATCTTGGCCTCTAATTTAGTTATACTTGCCGAGGCATCGCAGCAATGGCCTGAAAGACAATCCTCGTCCGTTTGAGAACCTGTATTTTCTCGCTGTCGTTTACGGGGAATACACTTTTCTTCGGTGTTTAAAGCGGTTTCCTTGATCTCTTGACTCATTTTGTCAGTAGACAGAGCGCTGAATTCACAAAATTCACATATCTATAAAACTGCTAACAAAGCGACCAAAAAGCACGTCCGTCACCTTTCTCTCCTCGCTCCAGTCCCACTTTAAATTATGGTTTCACTATTGAACAAGTGGACTACTACCTGGAGTGAAAACGGGTCCGTTCTATCCTTGTGCCTCATGTGCACCTGCTAAACCTTTGTGGATAAATATTTGAAGAGTTTTTCTTGGAGAAAGATCATCCGAGCTAATTCTACCTTCTCAACAATCTCAAAGAAACAGGGCTTAACAGAGCTAAACAGGACTTGAGCCCTACCCCACTGTTCCAATAACTGTGCAGTTGCTGAGCTATTATGCTCCCTGAAAGCTGGTTGCAAGATCGCATCACGGCTTGCAATGGGAAAACAAATGGATAATTGAAACTAgcataactacatgtatttgacTGCTCCAAGCAAGACCTACACCCAGTagtgtgggtttttttttttttttcattcttttcatcTCTTATTTCAGATTCCAAAGGAATATCCATTCAATAACTTGTACCTGGAGCGAGGGGGTGATCCAAACAAAGATCCAACCGAGGAGAAGGTTACTTCAACTAAGATCCTCACCAGCAATGTTTATGGCTGTTGAGTTTCCgtccttttctttcaaaaaaccaCTAATGTCTTTAGAAGGGAACAACGAACAGTCTTCATTGAATTGTTGGCAATACTGTAGGTGTAAGCAAATATTTTGTGAGGGCTTGATTGGTTACTGTTGCCGAAAACTTCAAGTTAATACCACGAGAGCAAATCTCGCAAATTCTAATGTACATAATATTAAATTTTGTGACTGAACTACCACcctgtgtattttttttcatgtcTGGCCAAGTTTATGGCTTCTGTCGATGTAGCTGCGCTCTTTCCATTCGTTTCCCTTGTCCCTATCAACAAAAGAGTTGAGACGTTTCCCGTTTTCCAGACTTGTGAATGACAACCTGAAGAGACGGACAACAGCTCCCCTTCTCTCACCTTAATgttctcattttatttttagcCTTCTTTTTCTTATATACGACATCTCAACTTTGGTAAAGCAAGACAATTCCTTGAAAAAGAGTCGTTAATCGAGTTACAAATTTAGAAACAGAGATTTAATGTCGGAGCAATAGTCCATCTAAGGTGACTTGAGCTGAATGTATTACCTTACACAATGGAAAATTGTTTGACCTGAAAACTGTGGAAATGATTCTGTCAACAATTATGGGTAAATAAAACATTCTCATCTTCACCATTATGTAGGCGTGCAGGTCGCTCGGATCAGTTTCTAGGACTCCTTCTCTTTATCCGTCCCGATCATTAATTGCACCAGGTAGGTCTTGGATAGTCCATTCAGCAACCTCATTACTGGGTtaccagtatggcaaaccagtcggacAATGGGTGGCATTtattggttttccttttttttcgtgacgggaaaagtctttcctgacactcccctgctaagtagtgtcgtTTTGGGTAGAGTcatctgcgcgtatttttggtaggtttcaggggttCGTatgaaatgcgtagattttatccggtggacacagtagaatatttaattaacctgcagtgacgtcgaaagtcattgtaacgcaaatggcgttttagtggatctttaaacaaaatatacccttatggaactcaagaatggaaagtcaattgtaTGAATAAGACAGGCGccgaaaaataaatatcttgaATCGTAAAAGTGACGAGTAAttatggacttcgacaacaatttgaTCTCCGTATCAACtgagtgagctttgtttctaaataattattttactaacCGTTGTGTTTaatatgtacaacactgaaaccaaatcagtggcaaattctgtatgggctTAACAAACATTGACGatatcgaacgccttgaatgcatctgtacgtgtttactgaagtcgcatctcagttgtctggcagtttacatttattttgtactcaactctgcgcAGTATTCAGGTAAACATAATTGGAAGTGTGACAGTGAAGATTTATTTGGAAGAAAACTTGTTCTCGTTAGTTAGgaattattttgaaagaaagcttgtagtCCGTGTTTTGCTTCATTAATTAGGGAAGAGATTCTTCAGAAAAGAGTTTGATTGTTGCGTTGACAAGATtgggtttcttgtcttcacgcacgcaaaggaaaggaaagaaaaggaactttatttaagtgtctagtcgttctggagcactaattggggacactgtaaactgaacgcaaatcaaatcaaatgttggtttttgaggaaagcggaagccggagtacccggagaaaaacctctcagtgcagattagagaaccaacaaactcaacccacatattacgctggatctgggaatcgaacccggaccacattggtgggaggtgagtgctctcacctgCGCTGCCTTCCCCTTGATTCAtacagagactgcagaaatttaaacgtttttacgatcgattatcattaatctttcgatgataATTCGATTCAGAATGATATATAtaaactgttatttttttcttcatctgtcttttggcttgtcgttttactgttaactcctggctcttacagtactttttgatgcaaacgtaaagccaaaaatgttttgacctggcatcagattagactgaaaagaagaggaattatgaagcagAAACCTCCTTAGTGCgggcaataaacgtttgcttagtggaGACTATtgaaagaagaaacgagtgagttttactcaagaacgtgttttgttatctttagactgaatttattaccaaagcttaaaatgggacaggacattacgaAATAAGTGAACTCGCGAGCCAAATGGcacgggcacccaacgtcaattttcggaaaatatctgtttgcaagacgatttgagatctaggattttcggaaaatttgttgtaaaatttcttgcttgacTTGCCTGCCTGGtgtttcgaacatctaaaaaaatggtataattgcccatttttaacggatttttaccctaaaaaggtcacctagaattttcgggagcctttttctggctgaaattttcgaaaagataagttttgatccctataattctcggatcactagactttcacatggctaggaaatccgaacagatgaacaATTTTTAGgggtttaaatactaaaatacgtttaacaatgctatgtttaatgAGTGGTTTTGAAATATactctcgttgggtgcccctgaagggCTTCTGCTTGCACGGCGTCTAGTTTGATTGTTTGGGTGGTTTATGCAGACTTCGCTAGGTCCGCTAGCATGTCCATGCCTCGGAATCCAAAGTATGAAACGCGTATTATTTCATCCTTAGCTTCTCCTCTCAAGTATGACCTCAAAGGTACTCGATAGGTCCCAGTGCTGGTGTCATTAATCTTACTCTGGAGTCTTTCCGTGATTTGGCATGCATAGCTTCATCAAACTATACCGCACTAAACTGGTGCAAGACAAatgaaccattgttattccgattaggagTTGTTTTCTtctatggacattaattatttcggatccggtatatgaaagacgaGCCAAAGCAACTGGTGCAAGTGTGGCTAGGAAGAAGTCCTTCTTCGTGCTTTCTGCTCAGTTAGACATCCATACCGAAGAAAGTTTGTCCAAGATCTACGAAATCATGGATAAAGAGATGTATTGACCGATGGTGACACGGGGATTCACGGGGAAAAACTCAAGTTCTCCTTTGCGGGATTCGAACCTGCGACCTTCCGATCGAGCTATAAGAAATTACACCAAGTGCAGAGGAAAGTTTCGTTTTTCTATCCTCTTGGTACTGAAATTGTTACAGATAGTTTGTATATTCATCCTACATTCAGGACCATTCAGCTGCTTGTACTGAAAGTCTACGTCACTttaaaaaacaacattattgTTTGATCAGCttttatctatttttttttacttctttgaAGTAGATGACAGGTTTGC containing:
- the LOC138043167 gene encoding NADH dehydrogenase [ubiquinone] 1 beta subcomplex subunit 8, mitochondrial-like — translated: MAAHRGLCLGQALLRRTVLHRPQALLGIRNAYDDHRKFPIPTPENDWKGFKRDWPDDGYALGDYPNLPDISYQRRQHKGWWDWQDRRNYNEPIHEDEDGLNIWMMQEVECNDTYTPHQALSHLAVAFSIVGFVGYLSYLYDQTDPNPAIPKEYPFNNLYLERGGDPNKDPTEEKVTSTKILTSNVYGC